A stretch of Blastocatellia bacterium DNA encodes these proteins:
- the alaS gene encoding alanine--tRNA ligase — protein sequence MTGHEIRQKFLEFFATHQHRIVKSSPLLPANDPTLLFANAGMNQFKDVLLGLEPRDYTRAVTSQKCIRAGGKHNDLEEVGKTARHHTFFEMLGNFSFGDYFKEEAIVFAWDLLLKEFQLPLNRLWFTVYKDDDEALELWKKVGAPADRILKFGEKDNFWQMGDTGPCGPCSEIHYYMGDDLSLQKAEMVNGPGDDVMEIWNLVFMQFNRDASKTLTPLPKPSVDTGMGLERISAVLQGVKSNYDTDLIRPILSFISDLSSREYQANTPEGMSMRVLADHARATAFAIADGILPGNVGRAYVLRKIMRRAIYHGSHRLGLSDVFFHQITDYVTHMMGGPFPELLTSRNFISKIVQGEERRFRNTLKSSLPKFHDLVERHGNEMPPYKELAKLYDTFGMPQDLMKVMLEHQNHEWSEENFEQALAELQQTTQIACATPAQTKTKAIYQQLAERVKSSFTGYQGTELLGAKVLALVSKDEEVAELTPSQDEKDIFEVILDRTPFYAESGGQIGDTGLLENDSVQVRVLDTFSPISSLIVHKVKVEQGTLKVGDELAALVDGERRRRIMLNHTATHLLHAALKEVLGPHIKQAGSLVAPDRLRFDFTHYAALTDSEITEIERLVNEQIQVNTDVSKQEMELEKALASGAVALFGEKYSSQVRVISVPGFSTELCGGTHVSATGDIGLFKIVTDSSIAAGVRRIEAITGPVAIERYQQAYNLLDNLAIGFKASWNDIPGQVERLQSLLKQASSQIDSLKLKLATQSVAGSINDARSIGNIKVLAQKVEDLDRSGMRQLADTLTQKLGASVIVLGTAEDNKAALLVRVSNDLTKKLNAGKIIKELAAIVGGNGGGRPDLAEAGGRDATKLDDALTASYQTVEKMLSAN from the coding sequence ATGACTGGACATGAAATTAGACAGAAATTTTTAGAATTTTTTGCTACCCATCAACACCGTATTGTAAAAAGCTCGCCTCTACTACCAGCCAATGACCCAACACTACTTTTTGCTAATGCTGGTATGAATCAATTTAAGGATGTTTTGTTAGGTTTAGAACCCCGTGATTATACACGTGCTGTTACTTCTCAAAAATGTATTCGTGCTGGTGGTAAGCACAATGATTTAGAAGAAGTTGGAAAAACCGCTCGACATCATACCTTTTTTGAAATGTTAGGTAATTTTTCTTTTGGAGATTATTTTAAGGAAGAAGCCATTGTTTTTGCTTGGGACTTATTATTAAAAGAATTTCAACTCCCGCTTAATAGACTTTGGTTTACTGTTTATAAAGATGATGACGAGGCGTTAGAACTATGGAAAAAAGTTGGTGCGCCAGCAGATCGAATCCTAAAATTTGGGGAAAAAGATAATTTTTGGCAAATGGGCGACACAGGCCCTTGTGGGCCTTGTTCAGAAATTCATTATTATATGGGCGACGATCTTTCATTACAAAAAGCAGAAATGGTTAATGGGCCCGGTGATGATGTAATGGAAATTTGGAACCTAGTTTTTATGCAGTTTAATAGAGATGCTAGCAAAACTTTAACCCCGCTGCCAAAACCCTCTGTTGATACTGGAATGGGACTAGAACGTATTAGCGCGGTACTTCAAGGCGTAAAAAGCAATTATGATACTGATTTAATCCGTCCAATTTTAAGTTTTATTAGTGATTTGTCTAGTCGTGAATATCAAGCTAACACACCTGAAGGAATGTCTATGCGTGTGCTAGCCGATCATGCCCGTGCTACAGCATTTGCTATTGCTGATGGAATTTTACCTGGTAATGTTGGTCGAGCTTATGTCTTACGTAAAATTATGCGTCGAGCTATTTATCATGGTAGCCATCGTTTAGGGCTTTCAGACGTTTTCTTTCATCAAATTACTGATTATGTCACCCATATGATGGGCGGCCCATTTCCAGAGCTTTTAACTAGCCGTAATTTTATTAGTAAAATTGTTCAAGGTGAAGAGCGTCGCTTCCGTAATACACTTAAGAGCAGTTTACCTAAGTTCCATGATTTGGTTGAGCGTCATGGAAATGAAATGCCGCCATACAAAGAGCTAGCAAAACTTTATGATACTTTTGGAATGCCACAAGATTTAATGAAAGTTATGCTAGAACACCAAAATCATGAATGGTCAGAAGAAAATTTTGAACAAGCTCTAGCAGAACTACAACAAACAACACAAATTGCTTGTGCTACCCCGGCTCAAACAAAAACCAAAGCTATTTATCAACAACTAGCTGAACGTGTGAAAAGCTCTTTTACTGGTTATCAAGGAACTGAACTTCTTGGAGCTAAAGTTTTAGCTCTAGTTTCTAAAGACGAAGAAGTTGCTGAACTTACACCTAGCCAAGATGAAAAAGATATATTTGAGGTAATTTTAGATCGCACACCTTTTTATGCTGAGTCTGGTGGTCAAATTGGCGACACAGGACTTTTAGAAAATGATTCTGTCCAGGTGCGAGTTTTAGACACTTTTTCACCTATTAGCAGTCTGATTGTTCATAAAGTAAAGGTAGAGCAAGGCACATTAAAAGTAGGTGATGAACTAGCAGCCTTAGTTGATGGTGAACGTCGTCGCCGAATTATGCTTAATCATACTGCTACACACCTTTTACACGCTGCATTAAAAGAAGTTCTGGGGCCACATATTAAACAAGCAGGAAGTTTAGTTGCTCCTGACCGCCTACGTTTTGATTTTACCCATTATGCAGCCCTTACAGACTCAGAAATTACTGAAATAGAGCGTTTAGTTAATGAGCAAATTCAAGTCAATACAGATGTTTCTAAACAAGAAATGGAGCTAGAAAAAGCTCTAGCTTCTGGAGCGGTAGCATTATTTGGGGAAAAATATTCTAGCCAAGTTCGAGTCATTAGCGTCCCAGGCTTTAGTACAGAGCTTTGCGGCGGTACACACGTTTCAGCTACTGGCGATATAGGTTTATTTAAGATTGTAACTGATAGCTCAATTGCTGCTGGAGTTCGTCGTATTGAAGCTATCACCGGGCCCGTAGCAATAGAGCGTTACCAACAAGCCTACAACCTTTTAGATAATCTAGCTATTGGGTTTAAGGCTTCTTGGAATGATATTCCAGGACAAGTTGAGCGTTTACAATCACTTCTAAAACAAGCTTCTAGCCAAATTGACAGCTTAAAACTTAAACTTGCAACTCAATCAGTTGCAGGCTCAATTAATGATGCTCGCTCAATTGGAAATATAAAAGTTTTAGCTCAAAAAGTTGAAGACTTAGACCGTAGCGGTATGCGTCAACTTGCCGACACGTTAACCCAAAAATTAGGTGCAAGTGTAATTGTTTTAGGAACGGCTGAAGATAACAAAGCAGCTTTGCTAGTACGTGTTTCTAATGACCTCACCAAAAAACTTAATGCAGGTAAAATTATTAAGGAACTGGCTGCAATAGTTGGTGGAAATGGTGGCGGAAGACCTGATCTAGCTGAGGCTGGAGGCCGCGATGCAACTAAACTTGATGATGCACTTACAGCTAGTTACCAGACTGTAGAAAAAATGCTATCGGCTAATTAG